From Parus major isolate Abel chromosome 1A, Parus_major1.1, whole genome shotgun sequence, the proteins below share one genomic window:
- the MCAT gene encoding malonyl-CoA-acyl carrier protein transacylase, mitochondrial yields the protein MGGWAAAPWRLGGCSGRGGLRDAARVWDSSRPGAGDRAATLSDLLQSSVEAEEPGAAAARRERRCPREGTVLLFPGQGSQFVGMCRGLQQYPGVRDMYRLAEKVLGYDLLSLCLEGPRDALDRTQHCQPAVFVASLAAVEKLNHLQPKVVERCVAAAGYSVGEFAALVFAGALGFAEALYAVKVRAEAMQKASEAVASGMLSVVGRREANYKFACLEARKHCESLGIENPVCTVSNYLFPDSRVIAGHLQALEFLQENARKYYFKRTKMLPVSGAFHTSLMEPAVEPLAEVLKSIEIQKPLLCVYSNVDGKKYMHSKHIQKLLVKQVVSPVLWEQTMHSVYERKQGTEFPYTYEVGPGNQLGAILKQCNLKAWKQYKHVDALEDEEAVKT from the exons ATGGGCGGCTGGGCCGCGGCGCCATGGCGGCTTGGTGGCTGCAGCGGGCGCGGCGGCCTCCGCGACGCTGCGCGGGTGTGGGACAGCTCCCGCCCCGGCGCTGGGGACCGGGCGGCGACCCTGAGCGACCTCCTGCAGAGCTCGGTGGAGGCCGAGGAGCCGGGCGCGGCAGCGGCGAGGCGGGAGCGGCGGTGCCCCCGGGAGGGCACGGTGTTGCTCTTCCCCGGGCAGGGCAGCCAGTTCGTGGGGATGTGCCGCGGGCTGCAGCAGTACCCCGGCGTGCGGGACATGTACCGCCTGGCCGAGAAGGTGCTGGGCTACGAcctgctctccctctgcctggaGGGGCCGCGGGACGCGCTGGACcgcacccagcactgccagcccgCCGTGTTCGTCGCCTCCCTGGCCGCCGTGGAGAAGCTCAACCACCTGCAGCCTAAA GTCGTGGAGCGCTGCGTGGCGGCCGCCGGCTACAGCGTGGGGGAGTTTGCGGCGCTGGTCTTCGCTGGAGCCCTGGGCTTTGCTGAAG CGCTGTACGCGGTGAAAGTTCGCGCCGAAGCCATGCAAAAGGCGTCGGAAGCTGTCGCCAGTGGAATGCTTTCGGTTGTCGGCCGGCGAGAGGCAAATTACAAATTTGCCTGCCTGGAAGCCCGTAAACACTGTGAATCGCTGGGTATAGAGAACCCCGTGTGCACAGTTTCAAACTATTTGTTTCCAGACAGCAGAGTCATTGCAGGACACTTACAG GCTTTGGAGTTTTTGCAGGAGAATGCCcgaaaatattattttaaacgTACAAAAATGCTTCCAGTCAGTGGGGCTTTTCATACCAGCCTCATGGAACCAGCAGTAGAGCCACTGGCTGAAGTCCTAAAATCAATTGAAATTCAGAAACCGCTGCTCTGTGTGTATTCCAATGTCGATGGCAAAAAGTACATGCATTCAAAGCATATTCAAAAGCTGTTAGTGAAGCAGGTGGTGTCACCTGTTCTGTGGGAGCAGACCATGCACTCAGTGTACGAAAGAAAGCAAGGAACAGAATTTCCTTACACATATGAAGTGGGGCCCGGGAATCAACTAGGAGCCATTCTCAAACAATGTAATTTGAAGGCCTGGAAACAATATAAACATGTAGATGCTCTGGAAGATGAGGAAGCAGTGAAGACTTAA